A window from Streptomyces sp. NBC_00335 encodes these proteins:
- a CDS encoding lysine transporter LysE: MKGISEFLMEMVGEAVAELILTLLACALLACLSLIAYLSWSFSPRLTVAGAGLLSLFLAHGAWRTFRDPEKGRRRRGLAAVTTAAFTLAAATGVFLLFYGTGCGCL; the protein is encoded by the coding sequence GTGAAGGGAATCAGCGAGTTCCTGATGGAGATGGTGGGAGAAGCCGTGGCCGAACTGATCCTCACCCTGCTTGCCTGCGCCCTGCTCGCTTGCCTGTCTCTGATCGCCTACCTGAGCTGGTCCTTCAGCCCGCGCCTGACTGTGGCGGGCGCCGGACTGCTCAGCCTCTTCCTCGCCCACGGCGCCTGGAGGACCTTCCGTGATCCCGAGAAAGGTCGCCGCCGTCGGGGCCTCGCCGCCGTGACCACGGCCGCCTTCACCCTGGCCGCCGCGACAGGTGTGTTCCTGTTGTTCTACGGCACAGGATGCGGCTGCCTATGA
- a CDS encoding WapI family immunity protein, producing MTSSVNAFERSGKPCPAPPLSYQFPHAGTNPFDGNWLVISGAVTTSEGSWAFADPCLLTGEAREISAWLRAAAAGRVAVTGLDAEGELSPDLWFTEPVLAFSLADRTEGSVLLRSTSPWKRHPHGSRVTTERTSTSSSWKYGWILPRSLKRPTSGSSGSLRSRPADQPHPPGHGPTYPHRRPRLDFSIGKPVSPTVGQPEHRHSCRSDAVANHAGAAILPHRQPHPVP from the coding sequence CTGACATCGTCTGTCAATGCTTTTGAACGATCAGGTAAACCGTGTCCAGCTCCGCCCCTGAGCTATCAGTTCCCCCACGCCGGGACCAACCCGTTCGACGGCAACTGGCTGGTCATCAGCGGCGCGGTGACAACCTCCGAGGGCAGCTGGGCCTTTGCCGATCCGTGCCTACTGACCGGTGAAGCACGTGAGATATCAGCGTGGCTGCGCGCGGCGGCAGCGGGAAGGGTCGCCGTGACCGGGCTCGATGCCGAAGGCGAGCTGTCACCGGACTTGTGGTTCACCGAGCCGGTCCTGGCCTTCAGCCTCGCCGACCGAACTGAGGGTTCGGTGCTGCTTCGGTCCACCTCTCCTTGGAAGCGGCACCCCCATGGCAGCAGGGTGACAACGGAGCGGACATCTACCAGTTCGTCGTGGAAGTACGGCTGGATACTGCCGCGCTCTTTGAAGCGGCCGACCAGTGGGAGCTCGGGCTCACTACGTTCCCGACCCGCTGATCAACCTCACCCCCCAGGGCACGGGCCCACGTATCCTCACAGGCGGCCGAGGCTTGACTTCTCCATTGGGAAGCCAGTCAGCCCAACGGTAGGCCAGCCTGAGCATCGACATTCGTGCAGGTCAGACGCTGTGGCCAATCACGCTGGAGCAGCGATCCTCCCTCATAGGCAGCCGCATCCTGTGCCGTAG
- a CDS encoding DUF4253 domain-containing protein, producing the protein MTIHSKPLTALLTDPLGRALGLGLPPGSLVTETNDGPWSEPLLWVADEVAAPGTWAEYLPARDVGLQPVLLQNQSGIEEWWDGELDPGMMSDPSDHPAEEVLKDFWESAASETEENEDEEDAGQTMDPFTGSWPGLASPGRLAADPTTTAADVAKGLVGHSLKSPRLALVPVGRAADIPAAIGWSGPVNYENDVARLCAVLRSWEDRFGVRVVALSYARLDLSVAAPPQTMDEALAIAAEHFAFCPDNIWQGYESIRLYAEEALVGNAHWTFWWD; encoded by the coding sequence ATGACGATTCACTCCAAGCCGCTGACGGCGCTGCTGACCGACCCCCTGGGCCGAGCGCTGGGTCTTGGCCTGCCGCCCGGCTCACTGGTGACCGAGACCAACGATGGACCTTGGTCCGAGCCGCTGCTCTGGGTGGCCGACGAGGTCGCAGCACCCGGTACGTGGGCCGAGTACCTGCCGGCCCGGGACGTGGGACTCCAGCCCGTACTCCTCCAGAACCAATCCGGTATCGAGGAGTGGTGGGACGGCGAGCTGGATCCCGGCATGATGTCGGACCCCAGCGACCATCCTGCAGAGGAGGTTCTCAAGGATTTCTGGGAGTCTGCGGCTTCGGAAACCGAGGAGAACGAAGACGAAGAGGACGCCGGCCAGACCATGGACCCCTTCACCGGCAGCTGGCCTGGGCTTGCGTCGCCAGGAAGACTGGCGGCAGATCCGACCACGACTGCTGCGGATGTGGCCAAGGGTTTGGTCGGACACTCGCTCAAGAGCCCTCGGCTGGCATTGGTCCCAGTGGGCCGGGCTGCGGACATCCCCGCAGCAATCGGCTGGTCCGGGCCGGTCAACTACGAGAACGACGTGGCACGACTGTGTGCCGTTCTTCGTTCCTGGGAGGACCGCTTCGGAGTCCGGGTAGTTGCTCTGTCGTACGCACGACTGGACCTGTCCGTAGCAGCCCCGCCGCAGACAATGGACGAAGCTCTCGCGATCGCTGCAGAGCACTTCGCGTTCTGCCCCGACAACATCTGGCAGGGGTACGAAAGCATCCGCCTCTACGCGGAGGAAGCTCTGGTGGGTAATGCCCACTGGACGTTCTGGTGGGACTGA
- a CDS encoding VCBS repeat-containing protein encodes MRATGGNSEDLTWTRYSDGSVTRMNFPVTEDQEAGAMSDTVVEAGQPVRLHHMDTGTTTEVDVFGMGYNYLGSVGTTLIALGPRPGSTPLLHLLGDPRQGTTDRAVSGLPRGIRAASAKVAAYADGAFVLEYATGDADNEILHHAVVDVASARIVNTYRVTRSWGDVALSGTHIAWIGYADGVTGTVVRTAQRGSSTVSLTKLGKIGGGPFLGLLNGWWLAGPDRSADAADHALYAHPMGGGAPRKVLDAVDSRVPGLAPGGALLVMGGTVAHGDGLYRITRGSDGFPRAELVATTGQPTPVTLVSKEIPTTVDFDRTPKATLRWKLSRDNVRTTFVLRNLRTGRSGTYDDRSIRPAEEPGSGSFELSWGGLLYNGVLPAPAPNGEYEWQLTAQPSDGIGPALVVKGRLTVRRAAAPHDLTDDGTPDLLARTADGRLISQNTFYNGGVNIGWPTLETDLGTFWGQYTALVSAGNAGGSRDADLLARDGSGVLWLYTGKGDGKFAARSKVGGGWDTYDELTAGSDLTGDGRADLIARDKSGVLWLYRGTGATDAPYAARKRIGSGWNQYDTLVSAGKVTGGATGDLLARDRAGVLWLYRGRGDGTFGTRTRVGAGWGTYLDVVAWGDSNRDGTPDLYARDKAGRAWLHQGTGSPTAPFRSRILLDEAQGQYTEVL; translated from the coding sequence ATGCGGGCGACCGGCGGCAACAGCGAGGATCTGACCTGGACGCGCTACTCCGACGGCTCGGTCACCCGGATGAACTTCCCGGTGACCGAAGACCAGGAGGCCGGAGCCATGTCCGACACGGTGGTCGAGGCCGGCCAGCCCGTGCGACTGCACCACATGGACACCGGGACCACCACCGAGGTGGACGTGTTCGGAATGGGGTACAACTACCTCGGCTCCGTCGGCACGACACTCATCGCTCTCGGGCCGCGCCCCGGCAGCACCCCGCTGCTCCACCTGCTCGGTGACCCACGGCAGGGGACGACCGACCGGGCGGTAAGCGGCCTGCCTCGCGGCATCCGGGCCGCGAGTGCCAAGGTCGCCGCTTACGCCGACGGGGCCTTCGTCCTCGAGTACGCGACCGGCGACGCGGACAACGAGATCCTCCACCACGCGGTCGTCGACGTCGCTTCTGCGCGCATCGTGAACACCTACCGGGTGACGCGCTCTTGGGGCGACGTAGCCCTCTCCGGTACGCACATTGCCTGGATCGGCTATGCCGATGGCGTGACCGGCACCGTCGTACGCACCGCGCAGCGCGGCTCCTCGACCGTGTCCCTGACCAAGCTGGGGAAGATCGGCGGCGGCCCGTTCCTCGGCCTGCTCAACGGCTGGTGGCTCGCCGGCCCGGACCGGAGCGCGGATGCCGCCGACCACGCTCTGTACGCCCACCCCATGGGCGGGGGTGCGCCACGCAAGGTGCTGGACGCCGTCGACTCGCGCGTTCCGGGCCTGGCTCCTGGCGGTGCGCTGCTGGTGATGGGGGGTACGGTGGCCCACGGTGACGGTCTCTACCGCATCACCCGGGGTTCCGACGGGTTTCCGCGGGCCGAGCTCGTCGCCACGACGGGACAGCCCACGCCGGTGACCCTCGTGAGCAAGGAGATACCCACCACCGTCGACTTCGACCGCACCCCGAAGGCGACCCTGAGGTGGAAGCTGTCGCGCGACAACGTCCGCACGACGTTCGTCCTGCGGAACCTGAGGACCGGTCGGAGCGGCACCTACGACGACAGGAGCATCCGCCCGGCGGAGGAACCCGGGAGCGGCTCCTTCGAACTGAGCTGGGGTGGGCTCCTGTACAACGGCGTGCTGCCGGCGCCGGCCCCCAACGGCGAGTACGAATGGCAGCTCACCGCCCAGCCGAGCGACGGCATCGGACCTGCCCTCGTCGTGAAGGGTCGGCTCACCGTGCGCAGGGCCGCGGCCCCGCACGACCTGACCGACGACGGCACGCCCGACCTCCTCGCCCGTACCGCGGACGGACGCCTCATCAGCCAAAACACCTTCTACAACGGTGGCGTGAACATCGGGTGGCCGACTCTGGAGACGGACCTCGGCACCTTTTGGGGCCAGTACACCGCGCTGGTGAGCGCGGGGAACGCCGGCGGCAGTCGGGACGCCGACCTCCTGGCCCGTGACGGGTCGGGCGTGCTGTGGCTGTACACCGGCAAGGGCGACGGGAAGTTCGCCGCCCGGAGCAAGGTCGGGGGCGGTTGGGACACGTACGACGAACTGACCGCGGGCAGCGACCTGACCGGCGACGGCAGGGCGGACCTCATCGCCCGCGACAAGAGCGGCGTGCTGTGGCTCTACCGGGGCACCGGCGCGACGGACGCCCCGTACGCCGCCCGGAAACGAATCGGCTCCGGCTGGAACCAGTACGACACCCTGGTCTCCGCGGGGAAGGTCACCGGCGGTGCGACGGGCGACCTGCTGGCACGAGACAGGGCCGGGGTGCTGTGGCTGTACCGCGGGCGCGGCGATGGGACGTTCGGCACGCGGACCCGTGTCGGCGCGGGCTGGGGCACGTACCTGGACGTGGTGGCCTGGGGCGACTCCAACCGCGACGGGACCCCCGACCTCTACGCGCGCGACAAGGCGGGCAGGGCCTGGCTGCACCAGGGCACGGGAAGCCCCACGGCACCCTTCCGGAGCCGCATCCTCCTGGACGAGGCGCAGGGGCAGTACACCGAGGTCCTGTGA
- a CDS encoding ATP-binding protein: MLTSWGLPLPVREYAVLAISELASKAAVYHRRHVVEEGAPVSLRLRRTPKRLIVAVRDASEVLPRVLEVEPGVADWGRGMKVVSRLAASWGARRVPGVGKTVWCEFPLQ, from the coding sequence GTGCTGACGTCCTGGGGTCTGCCGCTCCCGGTGCGCGAGTACGCCGTTCTTGCCATCAGCGAGCTAGCCTCGAAGGCTGCCGTGTACCACCGCCGTCACGTCGTGGAGGAAGGGGCGCCGGTGTCACTGCGGTTGCGCCGCACTCCGAAGCGGCTCATCGTCGCGGTGCGGGACGCCTCCGAGGTCCTGCCGCGCGTGCTGGAGGTGGAGCCAGGCGTGGCGGATTGGGGGCGGGGCATGAAGGTCGTCTCACGTCTCGCCGCCTCTTGGGGCGCCCGCCGTGTGCCCGGAGTGGGCAAGACGGTCTGGTGCGAGTTCCCGCTTCAGTGA
- a CDS encoding MMPL family transporter: MGAALTQRRRRALPWLVLALWVAVLAVAAPFAGKLADVTRDRVTDYLPANADSTQVAKLQERLPGGETTQLVLVYQRDGALTAADRATAERQIGQIADEHQLTDTPQGVPSEDGTTLMYPVSSNEPGDDDELRNKFVDDIRETARSGDGLTVEVGGPGAVTRDSKKVYDSLAGPLLYTTVAVVAILLILIYRSPVLWLIPLIAAGIADYLAMGVAYGLNQAFGTSISGAGTSIMTILAFGAGTDYALLIVARYREELRRIERPYEAMAAALRGCGPAVIASSGTVAVGLLCLLAADLNSNRAMGPLGTVGVLCALIAMLSLLPALLVLLGRRVFWPLIPAFGSIPKERRSLFSAMGSSAGRRPVAVLIAGAFALGALALGALNLPGDLKQEDAFVDRPESVSAMLTLADAYPDSSSQPITVMTPVDRREATLAAATSTEGVASARIGRTGEGWTEVSVIASALPQTDAETRTIKSLRDKLNGSLVGGPSAQQIDLEKTNSRDQKVVVPIVLLSVLLILIVLLRSLVAPLMLVAAVVAVWGASLGIGGLVFEPLFGFQGTDPALGLLSFVFLVALGVDYGIFLMHRMREESLGGAEPAAAALTALRTTGGVIASAGLVLAATFAVLMNMGLVSLVQLGFVIAVGVLLDTFLVRTYLVTSASVALGRKVWWPGPMSKTPSPETRLRVPERV; this comes from the coding sequence ATGGGGGCCGCACTTACACAGAGACGGCGACGAGCACTGCCCTGGCTGGTGCTCGCGCTGTGGGTCGCCGTGCTCGCGGTCGCTGCGCCGTTCGCCGGGAAGCTCGCCGACGTCACGCGCGACCGTGTCACCGACTACCTGCCCGCGAACGCCGACTCCACCCAGGTGGCCAAGCTCCAGGAGCGGCTGCCCGGTGGCGAGACCACCCAACTCGTCCTCGTCTACCAGCGCGACGGGGCCCTCACCGCCGCCGACCGCGCGACCGCCGAGCGGCAGATCGGGCAGATCGCCGACGAGCACCAGCTGACCGACACCCCGCAGGGCGTGCCCTCCGAGGACGGCACGACGCTCATGTACCCGGTCAGCAGCAACGAACCCGGTGACGACGACGAGCTGCGCAACAAGTTCGTCGACGACATCAGGGAGACCGCCCGCTCCGGCGATGGTCTCACCGTCGAGGTCGGCGGGCCCGGCGCGGTCACCCGCGACTCCAAGAAGGTGTACGACTCCCTCGCGGGCCCCCTGCTCTACACCACGGTGGCCGTCGTCGCCATCCTGCTGATCCTGATCTACCGCAGCCCCGTGCTGTGGCTGATCCCGCTGATCGCCGCCGGGATCGCCGACTACCTGGCCATGGGCGTCGCTTACGGCCTCAACCAGGCCTTCGGCACCTCCATCTCGGGCGCGGGCACCAGCATCATGACCATCCTGGCCTTCGGCGCCGGCACCGACTACGCCCTGCTCATCGTCGCCCGCTACCGCGAGGAACTGCGCCGCATCGAGCGTCCGTACGAGGCCATGGCGGCCGCCCTGCGCGGTTGCGGGCCCGCCGTGATCGCCTCCTCCGGCACCGTCGCCGTCGGGCTGCTGTGCCTGCTCGCCGCAGACCTCAACTCCAACCGCGCCATGGGCCCCCTCGGCACCGTCGGCGTGCTGTGCGCGCTGATCGCCATGCTCAGCCTGCTGCCGGCCCTCCTGGTCCTGCTCGGCCGCCGCGTGTTCTGGCCGCTCATCCCGGCCTTCGGCAGCATTCCCAAGGAGCGCCGCTCACTGTTCTCGGCAATGGGCAGCTCCGCCGGACGCCGCCCGGTGGCCGTCCTCATTGCCGGCGCCTTCGCTCTGGGGGCGCTCGCCCTCGGCGCCCTGAACCTGCCCGGAGACCTTAAGCAGGAGGACGCCTTCGTCGACCGGCCGGAGTCCGTCTCCGCCATGCTGACCCTGGCCGACGCCTACCCGGACAGCTCCAGTCAGCCCATCACGGTCATGACTCCGGTCGACCGCCGCGAAGCCACCCTCGCGGCGGCCACCTCCACCGAGGGCGTCGCCTCCGCCCGTATCGGCCGGACGGGAGAGGGCTGGACCGAGGTGTCCGTGATCGCCTCCGCGCTGCCGCAGACGGACGCCGAGACCCGCACGATCAAGAGCCTGCGCGACAAGCTGAACGGCTCACTCGTCGGTGGACCCAGCGCCCAGCAGATCGACCTGGAGAAGACCAACTCCCGTGACCAGAAGGTCGTCGTACCGATCGTCCTCCTCTCCGTCCTGCTCATCCTGATCGTCCTGCTGCGCTCCCTCGTCGCCCCGCTGATGCTGGTCGCCGCCGTGGTCGCGGTCTGGGGCGCCTCCCTGGGCATCGGCGGGCTGGTGTTCGAGCCGCTGTTCGGCTTCCAGGGCACCGACCCCGCCCTCGGCCTGCTGTCCTTCGTGTTCCTGGTGGCCCTCGGCGTCGACTACGGCATCTTCCTGATGCACCGCATGCGGGAGGAATCCCTGGGCGGCGCCGAACCCGCCGCGGCCGCGCTCACCGCCCTGCGCACCACCGGCGGTGTCATCGCCTCCGCCGGCCTCGTCCTCGCGGCCACCTTCGCGGTGCTGATGAACATGGGCCTTGTCTCGCTGGTCCAGCTCGGCTTCGTCATCGCGGTCGGTGTGCTCCTCGACACCTTCCTCGTCCGCACCTACCTCGTCACCAGCGCCAGCGTCGCCCTCGGCCGCAAGGTGTGGTGGCCCGGTCCCATGTCGAAGACGCCGTCGCCCGAAACCCGGCTCCGGGTGCCGGAGCGCGTCTGA
- a CDS encoding sensor histidine kinase — MTVINRDPSAAQHATRKDALLALAVTALAVLLALVTDSARRPDALGWFLLIAAQLPIVFRRRHPLLALAAEAVLLLPYHALDNNHAAPFPVSVVVLYSVAVTCRPLYTLLATSTALTVALSVMMFVNRKQAAEALRISGWVLAVVFIGIALRFYRQYVAAVVERAERAERTREQEVRRRVAEERLRIARDLHDLLAHSITLIGVQTSVAAHVLNADPERLDRKAVAKSLDDIAETCRTARSELRTTLEVLREHGTPDARDPLPDLHGLGGLVEAARVSGAEVDLTVTTDEVPPAAVGAAAYRIVQESLTNAVRHGGRQDLGIRVGVRAGEGSLWVTVTDDGTGTGGGTPGFGLVGMRERARSVGGTLDAGPLPGKGFEVRAVLPLGGNP, encoded by the coding sequence ATGACGGTGATCAACCGCGACCCGTCCGCCGCCCAGCACGCCACCCGCAAGGACGCCCTGCTCGCCCTCGCCGTCACCGCCCTGGCCGTGCTCCTCGCCCTCGTCACCGACTCGGCCCGGCGACCGGACGCGTTGGGCTGGTTCCTGCTGATCGCGGCGCAGCTGCCGATCGTGTTCCGGCGGCGCCACCCGCTGCTCGCGCTGGCCGCGGAGGCCGTCCTGCTCCTGCCGTACCACGCCCTCGACAACAACCACGCCGCCCCGTTCCCGGTCTCGGTCGTCGTGTTGTACAGCGTCGCCGTCACCTGCAGGCCCCTGTACACCCTGCTCGCCACCAGCACGGCCCTGACCGTGGCGCTGAGCGTCATGATGTTCGTCAACAGGAAGCAGGCCGCCGAGGCGCTGCGGATCTCCGGCTGGGTGCTCGCCGTGGTCTTCATCGGCATCGCCCTGCGCTTCTACCGGCAGTACGTCGCCGCCGTCGTCGAGCGCGCCGAGCGCGCCGAACGCACACGTGAGCAGGAGGTCCGCCGCCGGGTCGCCGAGGAACGACTGCGCATAGCCCGAGACCTGCACGACCTGCTCGCGCACAGCATCACCCTGATCGGCGTGCAGACCTCGGTCGCCGCGCACGTCCTGAACGCGGACCCCGAGCGCTTGGACCGCAAGGCCGTCGCGAAGTCCCTCGACGACATAGCCGAGACCTGCCGTACCGCCCGCAGCGAACTGCGCACCACCCTGGAGGTGCTGCGCGAGCACGGCACCCCCGATGCCCGCGACCCCCTGCCCGACCTGCACGGACTGGGAGGTCTGGTGGAGGCCGCCCGGGTCTCCGGGGCCGAGGTGGACCTGACGGTCACCACCGACGAGGTGCCGCCCGCCGCCGTCGGCGCGGCCGCCTACCGGATCGTCCAGGAGTCCCTCACCAACGCCGTACGCCACGGCGGCAGGCAGGACCTCGGCATCCGGGTCGGCGTGCGCGCCGGGGAAGGCTCCCTGTGGGTCACCGTCACCGACGACGGGACCGGCACGGGCGGGGGCACGCCCGGGTTCGGTCTCGTCGGCATGCGCGAGCGGGCTCGCAGCGTGGGCGGAACGCTGGACGCCGGGCCACTTCCCGGCAAGGGTTTCGAGGTCCGTGCCGTACTGCCGCTGGGAGGCAACCCATGA